A genomic window from Silene latifolia isolate original U9 population chromosome 11, ASM4854445v1, whole genome shotgun sequence includes:
- the LOC141612635 gene encoding uncharacterized protein LOC141612635 — protein MVCFCFLVDQQRQVRKSKPAAGLCSRCGGGASVADMKTATRFCHVPLYWKSWRAIMCPFCGAILKSYA, from the coding sequence ATGGTGTGCTTTTGTTTCCTAGTTGATCAACAAAGACAAGTAAGGAAGAGTAAGCCGGCAGCCGGGTTATGTTCCCGGTGTGGCGGTGGCGCTAGTGTCGCCGATATGAAGACGGCCACAAGGTTTTGCCATGTACCATTGTATTGGAAGTCTTGGCGTGCCATTATGTGCCCCTTTTGTGGAGCTATTCTTAAATCATATGCTTA
- the LOC141610636 gene encoding glucuronokinase 1-like, which yields MAEVIDHKAYARIGFLGNPSDVYYGNTIAISISNFWASVKLEPSLHLVIKPHPFNDLVEFNSLDHLVTRLDNEGYYGGVRLLMAICKVFLKYCKKNNIALHGGNFTLSYDTNIPRQTGLSGSSAIVCAALNCMLDFYKVRHLVKVEERPNLILEAEKELGIVAGLQDRVAQVYGGLVFMDFSKIHMDKLGHGIYTPMDISLLPPLYLIYAENPSDSGKVHSTVKKRWLDGDEFIRSTMNEVANVAIEGRQALLDKDYTKLASLMNHNFDLRRKMFGDEALGDLNIKMVQIARDVGAASKFTGSGGAVVAYCPDGPEQVKLLEDACKSAGFIFQPVQVVPSFLKDIDVQSSSSK from the exons ATGGCGGAAGTAATAGATCACAAAGCATACGCTAGAATTGGATTTCTGGGTAATCCAAGTGATGTATATTATGGTAATACAATTGCCATTAGTATTTCTAATTTCTGGGCATCTGTTAAATTGGAGCCTTCACTTCATCTTGTCATCAAACCTCATCCTTTTAATGATCTTGTCGAATTTAATTCCCTTGATCATCTG GTGACCCGGCTTGACAATGAGGGTTATTATGGAGGTGTGCGCTTGCTGATGGCCATTTGTAAAGTCTTCCTTAAATATTGCAAAAAGAATAACATTGCTCTTCATGGAGGAAATTTTACCCTTTCCTATGACACTAATATTCCTCGCCAG ACAGGACTTTCAGGTTCAAGTGCAATCGTATGTGCAGCTCTAAACTGTATGCTCGATTTCTACAAAGTTAGACACCTAGTTAAGGTTGAGGAAAGACCCAATCTTATATTAGAAGCTGAGAAAGAGCTTGGAATTGTTGCCGGTCTCCAGGACCGAGTTGCGCAAGTTTACGGAGGACTTGTTTTCATG GATTTTAGCAAAATTCACATGGACAAACTGGGTCATGGCATTTATACGCCAATGGATATTAGTCTGCTTCCTCCACTCTATCTCATTTATGCTGAAAATCCAAGTGACTCTGGAAAG GTGCATAGTACTGTTAAGAAAAGATGGCTTGACGGTGATGAGTTTATAAGATCTACAATGAATGAAGTTGCTAATGTAGCCATTGAGGGACGACAGGCCTTACTCGACAAGGACTACACAAAACTGGCATCATTGATGAACCACAACTTCGACTTGCGAAG gaaaATGTTTGGAGACGAAGCTCTTGGTGATTTGAACATAAAGATGGTACAGATAGCTCGGGATGTAGGCGCTGCATCCAAATTTACCGGCAGTGGTGGAGCTGTGGTTGCGTACTGCCCTGATGGACCGGAACAAGTAAAACTTCTCGAGGATGCATGCAAGAGTGCTGGCTTTATTTTTCAACCTGTTCAAGTCGTTCCTTCTTTTTTGAAAGATATCGATGTCCAAAGTTCATCTTCCAAATAA